A stretch of the Streptomyces sp. NBC_00078 genome encodes the following:
- a CDS encoding SDR family NAD(P)-dependent oxidoreductase, translated as MTEAGRRVAFVTGATSGIGLAVTELLARQGAAVFGVARGEESVRAVVKRLREEGLEVSGAVCDVTSQEQVRTAVEAAVAVYGRIDILVNNAGRGGGGVTAELSDALWLDVIDTNLNGTFRVTREVLSTGRMRDGDWGRIINIASTGGKQGVELAAPYSASKHGVVGFTKAVGKELARTGITVNAVCPGYVETPMAQRVRQGYAGHYGVSEQDIQEKFNAKIPLGRYSTPEEVAGLVGYLASDPAASITAQALNVCGGLGNY; from the coding sequence ATGACAGAAGCGGGACGACGGGTTGCCTTCGTCACGGGCGCGACCAGCGGGATCGGCCTCGCTGTGACCGAACTGCTGGCCCGGCAGGGCGCGGCGGTGTTCGGTGTGGCGCGCGGAGAGGAGAGCGTCCGTGCGGTGGTGAAGCGGCTGCGCGAGGAGGGCCTTGAGGTCTCCGGGGCGGTCTGCGACGTCACCTCGCAAGAGCAGGTGAGGACCGCCGTCGAGGCGGCGGTGGCCGTGTACGGGCGGATCGACATCCTCGTCAACAACGCGGGCCGGGGCGGCGGCGGAGTCACCGCCGAACTGTCGGACGCCCTGTGGCTCGATGTGATCGACACCAATCTGAACGGCACGTTCCGCGTCACCCGCGAGGTGCTGAGCACCGGGCGGATGCGGGACGGCGACTGGGGCCGCATCATCAACATCGCCTCCACCGGTGGCAAGCAGGGCGTCGAACTGGCCGCTCCCTACTCGGCGTCCAAGCACGGTGTCGTCGGCTTCACCAAGGCCGTCGGCAAGGAACTGGCGAGGACCGGCATCACCGTCAACGCCGTGTGCCCCGGATACGTCGAGACCCCGATGGCGCAGCGGGTCCGCCAGGGCTATGCCGGCCACTACGGCGTCAGCGAGCAGGACATACAGGAGAAGTTCAACGCGAAGATCCCGCTGGGCCGTTACTCCACACCCGAGGAGGTGGCCGGCCTGGTCGGCTACCTGGCCTCGGACCCGGCTGCGTCCATCACCGCCCAGGCACTCAACGTCTGCGGAGGCCTGGGCAACTACTGA
- a CDS encoding flavin reductase family protein produces MTDTGGTLLAEPATELAAFRAAMGRFPTGVTLLTQGSGDDTIVMTLNSLTSVSLDPMLLLVSVKSDGRMRPKIVRGGGFAVNVLSEQQRDLAQEFCRPDRPAGRAAMLRVGAVEGTLGHAVIPSAEAYFECELHDQHEAGDHVLLVGRVVALHDRPGEAQPLLFHRGAYAQVGAGRAA; encoded by the coding sequence ATGACCGACACCGGTGGCACGCTGCTCGCCGAACCCGCAACCGAACTCGCCGCCTTCCGGGCGGCGATGGGCCGCTTCCCCACCGGGGTCACCCTGCTCACGCAGGGCAGCGGCGACGACACCATCGTCATGACCCTCAACAGCCTGACCTCGGTCTCCCTCGACCCCATGCTGCTGCTCGTCTCCGTCAAGTCGGACGGCCGGATGCGTCCGAAGATCGTGCGTGGCGGGGGCTTCGCGGTGAACGTGCTCAGCGAGCAACAGCGCGACCTGGCCCAGGAGTTCTGCCGCCCCGACCGTCCGGCCGGCCGGGCCGCGATGCTGCGCGTCGGCGCGGTCGAGGGAACGCTCGGCCATGCGGTGATCCCGTCGGCCGAGGCGTACTTCGAGTGCGAGCTGCACGACCAGCACGAGGCGGGCGACCACGTCCTGCTCGTGGGCCGGGTCGTGGCCCTGCACGACCGGCCCGGTGAGGCACAGCCCCTCCTCTTCCACCGCGGCGCCTACGCGCAGGTGGGCGCGGGCAGGGCGGCATGA
- a CDS encoding MBL fold metallo-hydrolase yields the protein MSAPAATAPTLDRVADGVYAYVQSGGGWCVNNAGLIVGEEAAVLVDTAATQARTRRLREEAERVAPGGVDLVVNTHFHGDHTFGNGQFTPRAQIVAHEGTRADSAEAGLHLRGLWPQVEWGETPLTLPTVTFQDTLTLHPGSGVRAELHHVGPAHTANDVVVWVPDRSVLFAGDVVWSGVTPYVLMGSITGSLEALERLRALRPRTVVPGHGPVGGPELLDFTEAYLRLVDRLAVDGLRDGLTPLQAAERADLGGFATLVDAERLVGNLHRAYAEQRGLPPGDRLDVVESFKEMVAYQGGLPQCHA from the coding sequence ATGAGCGCGCCCGCCGCCACGGCACCGACGCTCGACCGGGTGGCGGACGGGGTGTACGCCTACGTGCAGTCCGGAGGCGGATGGTGTGTGAACAACGCCGGCCTGATCGTCGGCGAGGAGGCGGCGGTCCTGGTCGACACGGCGGCGACGCAGGCGCGTACGAGGCGCCTGCGCGAGGAGGCCGAACGGGTCGCTCCCGGTGGCGTGGACCTCGTGGTCAACACGCACTTCCACGGCGACCACACCTTCGGCAACGGGCAGTTCACGCCCCGCGCGCAGATCGTCGCCCATGAGGGCACCCGGGCGGACAGCGCGGAGGCGGGCCTGCATCTGCGGGGTCTGTGGCCGCAGGTGGAGTGGGGAGAGACCCCCTTGACCCTGCCGACGGTCACCTTCCAGGACACGCTGACACTGCACCCGGGCAGCGGCGTACGGGCCGAACTGCACCACGTCGGCCCCGCGCACACCGCGAACGACGTGGTCGTCTGGGTCCCGGACCGGTCGGTCCTGTTCGCCGGCGACGTGGTGTGGTCCGGTGTGACGCCGTACGTCCTGATGGGCTCGATCACGGGCTCCCTGGAGGCCCTGGAGCGGCTGCGCGCGCTGCGCCCCCGCACGGTGGTCCCCGGCCATGGCCCGGTCGGCGGCCCGGAACTGCTGGACTTCACCGAGGCGTACCTGCGCCTGGTCGACCGCCTGGCGGTGGACGGCCTCCGCGACGGCCTGACCCCTCTCCAGGCGGCCGAACGCGCCGACCTGGGCGGGTTCGCGACGCTCGTCGACGCGGAACGCCTCGTGGGCAACCTGCACCGGGCCTACGCGGAACAGCGGGGACTGCCACCGGGGGACCGGCTCGACGTGGTGGAGTCGTTCAAGGAGATGGTGGCGTACCAGGGCGGCCTGCCGCAGTGCCACGCGTGA
- a CDS encoding nuclear transport factor 2 family protein has translation MSQAVQKTYAQVSGEVYAEVRTFYAWQMRRVDALDIEGFAATFTEDGEVVHAGGAVQRGRAEMLAGMRAALPRYRDIAVRHWFDHVLIEADPVDENTLHVSYYSLVTQTDREGNVVFEPTFTVEDELVRREGVLFTRRRVIHRDQPVPA, from the coding sequence GTGTCCCAGGCGGTCCAGAAAACGTACGCGCAGGTCTCCGGGGAGGTCTATGCCGAGGTCCGGACGTTCTACGCATGGCAGATGCGCCGGGTCGACGCGCTGGACATCGAGGGGTTCGCCGCGACGTTCACCGAGGACGGGGAGGTCGTACACGCGGGAGGCGCGGTGCAGCGCGGGCGGGCGGAGATGCTCGCAGGAATGCGGGCGGCGCTGCCCCGCTACCGCGACATCGCCGTACGCCACTGGTTCGACCACGTGCTGATCGAGGCCGACCCGGTCGACGAGAACACCCTGCACGTCTCGTACTACTCGCTCGTCACCCAGACCGACCGCGAGGGCAACGTCGTCTTCGAGCCCACCTTCACGGTGGAGGACGAACTGGTGCGCCGCGAGGGCGTGCTGTTCACCAGGCGGCGGGTGATCCACCGCGATCAGCCGGTACCGGCGTAG
- a CDS encoding SRPBCC family protein: MPEQTQSIPDVRKSVTVVASPEDCFRVFTEQPGQWWPPSHVLVKKERAGLAFEPGVGGRYYEWDVEGTEIAWGRVLEWEPGRRLVMTWRIDGNWQSIPDDERASEIELDIEPVDATTTRVSLAHVKLHRHGEGAEGIFRALDGPSPGETLERFAQAVARGV; encoded by the coding sequence GTGCCCGAGCAGACGCAGAGCATCCCCGACGTACGGAAGTCGGTGACCGTCGTGGCGAGTCCCGAGGACTGCTTCCGGGTGTTCACCGAGCAGCCCGGACAGTGGTGGCCGCCGTCCCATGTGCTGGTGAAGAAGGAGCGGGCCGGGCTCGCCTTCGAACCGGGCGTGGGCGGCCGCTACTACGAGTGGGACGTGGAGGGCACCGAGATCGCCTGGGGCCGCGTCCTGGAGTGGGAGCCGGGCCGCAGGCTCGTCATGACCTGGCGGATCGACGGCAACTGGCAGTCCATACCGGACGACGAGCGCGCCAGCGAGATCGAACTCGACATCGAACCGGTCGACGCCACGACGACCAGGGTGTCACTCGCGCACGTCAAGCTCCACCGGCACGGCGAGGGCGCCGAGGGGATCTTCCGCGCCCTGGACGGCCCCAGTCCCGGGGAGACCCTGGAGCGGTTCGCCCAGGCCGTCGCGCGCGGCGTCTGA
- a CDS encoding hydrolase gives MGNDPDNATGLLPAAEKLRLLAAEHASEADRQRALAPAVVEALTEAGFARHFVAAEWGGAEGSFGELTRAVLTVGEGCAATAWCASLAAYSARFAAHLPAQGHRALWGESPDTVIATGLMPAGRARAAEGGWRVTGRWSYVSGIDFAGWALVCAAVPAPGGEGPGELRFFALPRDMFAVERSWDSVGMRATGSHTVVVDDVFVPQHLSFARADMLSGRNATSELPAHNVPFQAVGGLTFIAPVVGAAAGALEAAAGLLTGRKRTVTSETKLVRASGRVDAARHFVEQNAAVLDTRSFTPELMARSERNATFSAELLQEALELLVRATGTGGLGETHALQRAWRDVTSATSHVALQYDTAARKNYSTVLLGAPDA, from the coding sequence ATGGGCAACGATCCCGACAACGCAACCGGGCTGCTTCCGGCCGCCGAGAAGCTGCGCCTGCTCGCGGCCGAGCACGCCTCCGAGGCGGACCGGCAGCGCGCGCTCGCCCCGGCGGTGGTCGAGGCACTGACCGAGGCCGGCTTCGCCCGGCACTTCGTGGCCGCCGAGTGGGGCGGTGCGGAGGGCTCGTTCGGCGAGCTGACCCGCGCCGTGCTCACCGTGGGCGAGGGCTGCGCGGCCACCGCGTGGTGCGCCTCGCTGGCCGCGTACTCGGCGCGGTTCGCGGCACATCTGCCCGCCCAGGGGCACCGGGCGCTGTGGGGCGAGAGCCCGGACACGGTCATCGCCACCGGGCTGATGCCGGCCGGGCGGGCGCGGGCGGCCGAGGGCGGCTGGCGGGTGACGGGCCGATGGAGCTACGTCAGCGGGATCGACTTCGCCGGCTGGGCGCTGGTCTGCGCCGCGGTGCCGGCGCCCGGCGGCGAGGGGCCCGGTGAGCTGCGGTTCTTCGCGCTGCCGCGGGACATGTTCGCCGTCGAGCGGTCCTGGGACAGCGTCGGCATGCGGGCCACCGGCAGCCACACCGTCGTCGTGGACGACGTCTTCGTACCGCAGCATCTGTCGTTCGCCCGCGCCGACATGCTCAGCGGGCGCAACGCGACGTCCGAACTGCCCGCCCACAACGTGCCGTTCCAGGCGGTCGGCGGGCTGACCTTCATCGCGCCCGTGGTGGGCGCCGCCGCCGGCGCCCTGGAGGCGGCGGCCGGGCTGCTGACCGGCCGCAAGCGCACGGTCACGTCGGAGACGAAGCTGGTCAGGGCGTCCGGGCGGGTCGACGCGGCCCGGCACTTCGTCGAGCAGAACGCGGCCGTCCTGGACACCAGGTCCTTCACGCCCGAGCTGATGGCGCGCAGCGAGCGCAACGCCACCTTCTCCGCCGAACTCCTCCAGGAAGCACTGGAGTTGCTCGTCCGCGCCACGGGCACCGGCGGCCTCGGGGAGACGCACGCGCTGCAGCGGGCCTGGCGCGACGTCACCTCGGCCACCAGCCATGTCGCCCTGCAGTACGACACCGCCGCGCGCAAGAACTACTCCACGGTGCTGCTCGGCGCGCCCGACGCCTGA